The Meiothermus sp. genome segment TTGCCGATGCCGTTGTTCATCAGACGCGAGAGCGAGGGCTGGACGTTAATGGGCGGGAAGATGCCCTGCTGGGCCAGGTCGCGGGCGATGAAAATCTGGCCCTCGGTAATGTAGCCGGTCAGGTCGGGAATGGGGTGGGTGATGTCGTCGCCTGGCATGGAGAGGATGGGGATTTGCGTGACCGAACCCTTCTTGCCGTGTACCACCCCGGCGCGCTCGTAGAGCGAGGCCAGGTCGGTGTACATGTAGCCGGGGTAGCCCCGGCGGCCGGGAATCTCCTCGCGGGCCCCGCCGATCTCGCGCAGGGCCTCACAGTAGTTGGTCAGGTCGGTGAGAATAACCAGCACGTGGTAGTCGTGCTCAAAGGCCAGGTACTCGGCAGCGGTGAGGGCCATGCGGGGGGTCAGGAGGCGCTCCACGGTGGGGTCGTCGGCCTTGTTGAGGAACAGCACCGAGCGCGAGAGCGCCCCGGTGCGCTCGAACTCCTGCATGAAGTAGCTCACCTCGCGCTGGGTAATGCCCATCGCGGCAAACACCACTGCGAAGCCCTCGCCTTCGCCCAGCACCTTGGCCTGACGGGCAATCTGGGCAGCCAGTTCGTTGTGGGGCAGACCCGAACCGGAGAAGATGGGCAGCTTCTGACCCCGCACCAGGGTCATGTTCACGTCAATGGCGCTCACCCCGGTCTGGATGAACTCCTCGGGTTTCTCGCGGGCTACCGGGTTGATGGGCGCACCGTTGATGGGCAGGCGTTTGTCGGCCACCACCGGGGGCAGGCCGTCGATGGGGCGGCCAATCCCGTTGAAGGCGCGTCCCACCATCTCCTTGGAAACACCCAGGCGGGCCACGTCTTCCACCAGCGAGACGGTGGTCTTGTCGAGGTTCAGGCCCGAAGTCTCTTCAAAGACCTGTAGCACGGTGTACTGGTCGGAGACTTCAATCACCTGACCGCCGCGCACCCGGCCCGAGCCGTCGTCGATGTTCACGATGGCGCCGTAGGCCAGGTCGGCGGCCCCCTCTAAGAACAAGAGCGGGCCCGAGACGTAAGTTACGGCGTTGTATTCTTTCTTCAGCATCAGAACCTCCAGTTCGGCAGAAGGTGTCGCCGCGCATCGCGCAGCTTCCTCCCTAGGCCTTGACCGCACCCATGAAGGCCGTCTTGATCATCTGGTCGAACTCGGCCTTGTAGGCAGGGAACTCGGCTTCGGGGACGTATCGAGCGCGTCCGATTTTCTCGATCACCGGGTCGGAGAGGAAATCAGCGATGGTGCCGCCTTTAGAGAGGGCAACTTCGCCTTGTTTGTAGGCTGCGATGATCATCTGCATGATGCCGTAGGCCTTGGCCATCGAGCAGCTTGCATCCACCGGGTCGTAGCCGTTTTGCTGCAGGAAGTCCTCGCGGGCAATGCGGCCGATCTCGAGCGAAAGCCGCTCCGCATCTTGCAGCGCGTCGGGGCCCACCAGTTGCACCACCTGCTGAAGTTCGGCTTCGCGCTGCAGCAGGGTAATGATCTGCGTACGCACCTCGGGGTAGTCGGGGGCCACGTTCTCGCGGTACCAGGGCTCCAAAATGTTCAAGAAGAGCGAGTACGAACGGGCCCAGTTGATGGCGGGGAAGTGACGGGCACGGGCCAGCCCGGCATCGAGCGCCCAGAAGCCCCCCGTAATCCGCAGGGTGGACTGGGTGACCGGCTCGGAGAAGTCGCCACCCGCCGGCGAGACCGCCCCAATCACCGAAACCGCTCCTTGCTCGCCCGCCAGAGTAACCACCTTACCGGCCCGCTCATAGAAGCTCGACAGACGCGAGGAGAGGTAGGGTGGATAGCCTTCTTCGGCGGGCATCTCCTCCAGGCGCGAGGCGATTTCGCGCAGCGCTTCAGCCCAGCGGCTGGTGGAGTCGGCCATTAGCGAGACCTTGTATCCCTGGTCGCGGAAGTACTCGGCCAGGGTGATGCCGGTATAGAGGCTGGCCTCACGGGCCGCTACCGGCATGTTGGAGGTGTTGGCTACCAGGATGGTGCGTTCCATCAGAGGGCGGCCGGTCTGGGGGTCTTCTAGCTCGGGAAACTCCACCAGTACGTCGGTCATCTCGTTGCCGCGCTCACCACAGCCCACGTAGACCACAATGTTGGCATCGCCGAACTTGGCGATGGACTGCTGGGTCACGGTCTTGCCCGAGCCGAAGGGGCCGGGAATGGCCGCCGTACCCCCCGCCGCCAGGGGGAAGAGCACGTCCAGAATCCGCATCCCGGTCAGGAAGGGCTGGTTGGGGTCGAGTTTGCGCTGGATGGGACGGGCCTTGCGCACCGGCCAGTAGTGAGCCAGGCGCAGCTTGGTGCCATCTTCCAGCTCGGCGATGGTGTCGTCAATGGTGTACTGCCCTGCGCCCACAATGCTCTTGATTTTGCCGCCCTTGTCGGGTGGAACCAGAATCTTGTGGGTGAAGCTGAACTCGGGCACCGTGCCCAGGATATCGCCCCCCTTGACCTCGTCGCCTACCTTCTTGAGGGGGGTGAAGTCCCACTTCTTGGTGCGGTCGAGCGAGCTCACCTCGATGCCCCGGCTGATGAAGATGCCCGAGGCCGCCTGAATCTTGTCCAGGGGGCGCAAAATTCCGTCGAAGATACCGTTGAGCAAACCAGGGCCCAGCTCGAGGGCCAGCGGCAGCCCCGTGGTCACAATCGGCTCCCCCACTTGCAGCCCGTTGGTGTCTTCGTAGACCTGTACGAAGCAGGTGTTCCCATCCAGACGGATGATCTCACCCACCAGTTTTTCCTTGCCGACGCGCACGATGTCGTACATCTTGGCGCCTTGCAGGTTCTCGGCAATTACCGCCGGCCCTGCGATTTTTTTGATGGTTCCCACATATCCCCCTTTGTCGGATGCAGATGGCTGTCAGCAAATAGCTACGGGATTTTGGCCACTTGACTGTAAGCCATCTGTTATGGGCCTATAGTTTGATGTCGAACCCAATCGTCTCCCGCACCAACCGGCGCATATAGGCCTTGGCATCGCCCCCACCGCTAAAGCTATCGAGCAGGTTGGGCAGCGAAAGCAAAACCGGCGAATTGCGCCCCCGCATGACCCGCTCTGCGGCTTTGTTGGGGTCGGTCAGCAGGTTTTGATCCACTGCCACCAGGGCATACTGGTTGGACTGGATCATTTCGATGAGTTTTTTGGCCGCCTCGTCGGCCGTGGCCGTGACCGCCTCGAGGCCCGCGATACGGTAGCCGGAGGCCGTCTCGGCATCGGTTAGAACGCCGATTTTCATGCAACCTCCTTTGCCACCGCTTCGGGGGGCAGGTTGTAGAACGCCCGCCGGGCCAGCAGGCGGATGCGCGCACCTTCCCACTCCTTGCGGCGGATGTAGTCCAGGGCCAGGCCGGCCCCCAGGGTGTCCTTACCCCCCTGGGCCGCCTTGTCCAGCAGGATTCGCCGGAGGGCCCGCTCGAGCTCGCCCAGCGTGCGGGCGCTCGAGGCCGCCGCCAAAGGCGTACCGCTCAGGGCTTCCATGGCCCCAAAGTCGCCCGCGGCCACCCGGCTGAAGAGCACCTGGTTGACGGTGCTGCCTCCGGGGATAAGGTAGCCTTCGGCGTTGCCTGCCCCGAGGGCGTGCAGCTTGAAGGCGGTAGCCAGGTTGAGGGCGTCTACCTGCAATGCAAAGTAGGAAGCCAGCGCAGGCTCCCGCAGGCGGCGGGCCTTCTCGAGGCTATGGGCGTAAAAATCGCGGTCGAGGGCCACCTCCAGGGCCAGCGGGTCGGGGTTGCCAGCGGCCGCGTTGCGCAAAGCCTTGGCCAGAGGGTGGGTAGGAAGCTGCAGAACCTGGGCCATACTGGCTGCATCAGGGGCTTGTAGCAGGGCATTGATCAGGACATCGGACAGGGTTCCGCTGATCAGTTTGCCCTTGATCTCCTCTGCCGACTGACCCGCCGCCTTACCGCGAAGAATGGTCTTGAGATTGAGCAGGTCGGACTGCAACAGCAGCAGGTTGACCGCTTCACGCATGTTGCCGCTTGCCAGCCCAGGCAAATCTGCAACCATGCGTTGCATGTGGTTGGTGACGGCCCGATCCACATCGGCCAGAGAGTCGCCAACCATGTCCGGGCCGTAGACGGTGTCCCCCAGCGAGCGCACAAAGTCCGGGTAGGACTGCCCGGTCGCCTGCTGAAAAAACGCCTCGGGAACCATCTGGCTGCGCCGAGCCCGCAGGCGGGCATTGAGGTATGCGAAGCCGCTACCTGCCATACCTACCCCCAGATGGCCCTGGCCGCCTTGGCCGACAGGGCGTCCCAGGCCCGCTCGAGGCGCTCGCTCAAGGCATTCTGTACAAAAGACCGCCCCCCTTTAGCCACCAGTCGCACCCCGTCGCGAATGGCGGGGTCGGTTCTGAGTTCCAGTCCTTTGCTTTTGGCCCACTCGGCCAGCAAGTCGGCGTGGTTGGGGTGCAGCACCAGGGCTTCCGCCTCTCCAACAGCCGCCAGCGCTTCCTCGGCCAGCTTTTGGAGGGTCTGGCCGAACTCGGGGCGGCCGGTCAGGTCTTGCAGAGCCCGTTGCGCTTCCACTCTGACCTGATCCACCACCCTGCCCCGGGCCGCAATGCGGGCCTGGTTAACCAGCAGCTCGGCCGCACTCTCGGCCCGGCGCAACTGAGCCTGGTGTTCAGCCTCGAGCTGGCGCTCTTTGTTTGCCTTGAGGGCCTGGGCTTTTTGCAGGGCCGAGTCCAGAATGGCTTTAGCCCTGGCCTCTGCCTCGGCGGCAATGGCGCCAATCTCGGCTGCCACTTCATTTTGAAGAATATCTTCTAGTTTCGACATTTAGCCCCTCTTTAGGCTCCTGGCAGATGGCCGATGCTGACAGAACTGCCCCATCGGCTACAAACACTAGTTGATGAGGAACGAGAAAGCCAGACCGAAGATGGCAAGCGTCTCGGGGAGCAGAAAGAACAACAGGGCCGTACCAAAGTTGCGGCGATCCTCCACCACTGCCCCCAGGGCTGCCGCACCGATGGCCGACTGGGCCACACCCGTGCCCAGAATCCCCAGGCCAATGGCCAGGCCCTTACCGATGGCCGCATAGTTCGCACCCGCAGCCGCTTGACCTTCTGCAGCGAATGCAATGGTAACCAAAAGGGCAAAAACAAAAACCGAAACCAACTTAGCAGCTTTGGCAATCTTCATGCTCGTTCTCCTTTTCCTCTTTCTGATTCCAACTTGCCGGGAAATCCCAGCACTTCGTGGATTAACGCTACCGGCGTGCCAGGGTAAGCCTGCACACCCTCAACGCTCCTCACCGCGCACCGACTTGAAGGGACGGTAGGGGCGACCGCTCTCATCATAAAAACCAAAGTTGGTGCCGAACTCGATCCAAAGCAAACGGACGGGCTGCAACACGTGGCCCAGGGTAGTGATGATGATAACCGCCAGAAGGATGATCAGACCCACCACAAAACCCAGGATGCCACCTACAAAACCCAGTCGCTCAGCCATACCAAAGCCCACCTGGTTGGCCAGGCTGGCCAGCAGCGCCCCGGCCACCCCAACTGCGTAGATACGGATGTAGCTCAGGATCTGGCCGCCCTTGGAAGGCAGCTCGGCGATCATCAAAGGCATCTTGGCCAGCAGGGCGCTAATAACGAAAACCAGCAACCCTATCACCAGAATGGCCGTGAGCAGGCCGCTGTTGGACTGGGTCAGGTAGTTGTAGGCAAAAGCGATGAGGCCCACACAACCCGCCAGATACCCCAAGCCTTCCCAGAAGTGGCTCATATGGCCATGTTTGAGGCCTTGCTGCATACGGATGATAAAGGCGTAGAGCACCTGAATCACCCCAAAGGCAATGCTGGCCAGCATCAAGAAGGTAGCGGTTTGCTCAAAGTCGAGCCGGTTGATGGTCATGGGGATGAGCCCCTGGCCACCGTGGTTGGGGTCATAGAAGATGGTGCCACCCCCCGGCAGAATTTTGAGCTTTTCCAGGAAGGTTCCAAAAGCTTCGCCGTAGATGAAACCCCAGACCACCGCCCAGCCGGTCATCCACCACAGTACCTTGGAAAGACTGCCCACCACATCCGGGCCAAAGTTGGCGCCCAGGAAGCCGATAACCAGGTTCTTGCGGGCTTTAGCCAGGGAGCCCAACCAGTAAGCCAGCAAACCGAACAAAAGGGCAATTCCAATGTCACCCACCACCATTCCAAAAAAGAAAGGAAAGAAGGCGGCAATCATCAGGGTGGGGTCGTAGGTGCCGTAGCGGGGGGTATTGAGGAAGCCGTGCAAGAGCTCGAAGGGCTTGGCCCAGGCCGGGTTTTCCAGGGTTACGGGCACCTGATGCCCTTCGTGGTGCTCATCCACAGGTTCGAAGGTGTAGACAATCTGGTCGCGCAGGCGTCCCAACGCCTCCTCCACCCGCCCCTTGGCCTTCTGGGGAACCCAGCCCATTAAGGCAATCCCATACTGACCTGCGGCCATATCGGCGCAGGTCTTGTAGCGAGCCACTTCGTCTTTGGCCCGGGTCCACAAAAGCGTCAGGGCCTCCGCCGACTCCTTCTTGAGTCTGGCAATCTCCTCGCGAATGCCTACGAGCTCCTCGGGGGCCAGCCTGGCCCGTTCTTTCATGCGGGCCGCCGCTTTGGAAAGCGGCAGGGTGCCGTAGGTACCCGGAAAGCGCAACTCGCCCAGTCCCAGGCGCGATAGGGTCGAGCGGGCTATTTCCAGTTCCCCGCGCTTGACCACCACCACCGCTGCCAGCTGGTTTTCCAGGGGCTCTGCCTCGAGCACAAAGCGGTCGGGCAAGGCTTCTTGCAGGGCTTTGCGTACCCCCTCGAGCTCCTCCGGCTTGGCGAGCAGGAATGGTATCACCCCCAGCCGTGGGCTCTCGTCCAGGCCCTGTACCAGTGATGCCAACTTCTCGGCCGCTTTACCGAAGAGCTCGATGGTTTGAATCTCTTCCTCGAGCGCGGCCCGCTCCTTGCCCAGCACCTCGGCCCGGCTGGCCACAGGTCGGAGGGTAGCCTCGGCCTCTTCCAGCGAACCCCCAAACGGCTTGCTGCTCGGCACCGCCGCCAGGCCAGCCACTTGCAGCGACTGCTCGGCCTGCGAGGCCACCGTTTCCCAGCGTTTGAGCTCGGCTTCTTCAGCCGGAGATAGCCGGTATTCGCTCAGTTCATCGGGCCGCAGGGGGTCAATGTGCACCACCCCGGCTTTTTGCAGTTCGCTCAAAAGCGCTCTTGCCAGCCGCTTAGGCCCCGCCACCATCAGCTTTTCCATGGGGGCGATCAAGGCAGTACCTCCTCCAGCACCGCCTGAACCGCCCCGGCTACCTTGGCCGTTGCCGCCTCGGCGATGGCTTTAGCTTCGGCTTCGGCTTTAGCCCTGGCTTCGCTTTCAATCTTGGCTACCGCCTCGGCGGTGCGGGCTCGGTATTGGGCTTCCAAGTCCCGCGCAGCCTGCTCTGCTTCGGCCAGTATCTGAGCAGCTTTAGCCTCTGCTTCCCGAACCTTGGCCAGGGCGGCCTGCTTGGCGTCTTCAAGTTGCTTGGCCAAGGCTTGCTCACGCTCTGCAAGGCTTTTTATGAGTCCTGATCCAGCCACGTTCCCTCCTTTCTTGCTACCGTCGTTCAACGTTCGTACAGCGGGAAAGTGAGCAAGTGAAAACTTGCTCAAAATGAACCCTAAAAATCATAGCGATTTCTCAGGATTCATGTCAACGCGAGACAGCATACAATAGAGTCCTTCGCCCTGTTTTTGTTGGGAAGCACACATTTAGGCGTTTCTGCAAGCCGCAGCTACGCGGACCCATTCCGCTAAACATGGAAAAATTCCACGCATATACCTCAAGTCCAGGGCCAGGTTTATCCAAATCTGGTGTTAGACTCATTTGG includes the following:
- a CDS encoding V-type ATPase subunit, yielding MAGSGFAYLNARLRARRSQMVPEAFFQQATGQSYPDFVRSLGDTVYGPDMVGDSLADVDRAVTNHMQRMVADLPGLASGNMREAVNLLLLQSDLLNLKTILRGKAAGQSAEEIKGKLISGTLSDVLINALLQAPDAASMAQVLQLPTHPLAKALRNAAAGNPDPLALEVALDRDFYAHSLEKARRLREPALASYFALQVDALNLATAFKLHALGAGNAEGYLIPGGSTVNQVLFSRVAAGDFGAMEALSGTPLAAASSARTLGELERALRRILLDKAAQGGKDTLGAGLALDYIRRKEWEGARIRLLARRAFYNLPPEAVAKEVA
- a CDS encoding V-type ATPase subunit subunit G family protein; this encodes MAGSGLIKSLAEREQALAKQLEDAKQAALAKVREAEAKAAQILAEAEQAARDLEAQYRARTAEAVAKIESEARAKAEAEAKAIAEAATAKVAGAVQAVLEEVLP
- a CDS encoding V-type ATP synthase subunit A; the encoded protein is MGTIKKIAGPAVIAENLQGAKMYDIVRVGKEKLVGEIIRLDGNTCFVQVYEDTNGLQVGEPIVTTGLPLALELGPGLLNGIFDGILRPLDKIQAASGIFISRGIEVSSLDRTKKWDFTPLKKVGDEVKGGDILGTVPEFSFTHKILVPPDKGGKIKSIVGAGQYTIDDTIAELEDGTKLRLAHYWPVRKARPIQRKLDPNQPFLTGMRILDVLFPLAAGGTAAIPGPFGSGKTVTQQSIAKFGDANIVVYVGCGERGNEMTDVLVEFPELEDPQTGRPLMERTILVANTSNMPVAAREASLYTGITLAEYFRDQGYKVSLMADSTSRWAEALREIASRLEEMPAEEGYPPYLSSRLSSFYERAGKVVTLAGEQGAVSVIGAVSPAGGDFSEPVTQSTLRITGGFWALDAGLARARHFPAINWARSYSLFLNILEPWYRENVAPDYPEVRTQIITLLQREAELQQVVQLVGPDALQDAERLSLEIGRIAREDFLQQNGYDPVDASCSMAKAYGIMQMIIAAYKQGEVALSKGGTIADFLSDPVIEKIGRARYVPEAEFPAYKAEFDQMIKTAFMGAVKA
- a CDS encoding V-type ATP synthase subunit I, encoding MEKLMVAGPKRLARALLSELQKAGVVHIDPLRPDELSEYRLSPAEEAELKRWETVASQAEQSLQVAGLAAVPSSKPFGGSLEEAEATLRPVASRAEVLGKERAALEEEIQTIELFGKAAEKLASLVQGLDESPRLGVIPFLLAKPEELEGVRKALQEALPDRFVLEAEPLENQLAAVVVVKRGELEIARSTLSRLGLGELRFPGTYGTLPLSKAAARMKERARLAPEELVGIREEIARLKKESAEALTLLWTRAKDEVARYKTCADMAAGQYGIALMGWVPQKAKGRVEEALGRLRDQIVYTFEPVDEHHEGHQVPVTLENPAWAKPFELLHGFLNTPRYGTYDPTLMIAAFFPFFFGMVVGDIGIALLFGLLAYWLGSLAKARKNLVIGFLGANFGPDVVGSLSKVLWWMTGWAVVWGFIYGEAFGTFLEKLKILPGGGTIFYDPNHGGQGLIPMTINRLDFEQTATFLMLASIAFGVIQVLYAFIIRMQQGLKHGHMSHFWEGLGYLAGCVGLIAFAYNYLTQSNSGLLTAILVIGLLVFVISALLAKMPLMIAELPSKGGQILSYIRIYAVGVAGALLASLANQVGFGMAERLGFVGGILGFVVGLIILLAVIIITTLGHVLQPVRLLWIEFGTNFGFYDESGRPYRPFKSVRGEER
- a CDS encoding F0F1 ATP synthase subunit C produces the protein MKIAKAAKLVSVFVFALLVTIAFAAEGQAAAGANYAAIGKGLAIGLGILGTGVAQSAIGAAALGAVVEDRRNFGTALLFFLLPETLAIFGLAFSFLIN
- a CDS encoding V-type ATP synthase subunit B — encoded protein: MLKKEYNAVTYVSGPLLFLEGAADLAYGAIVNIDDGSGRVRGGQVIEVSDQYTVLQVFEETSGLNLDKTTVSLVEDVARLGVSKEMVGRAFNGIGRPIDGLPPVVADKRLPINGAPINPVAREKPEEFIQTGVSAIDVNMTLVRGQKLPIFSGSGLPHNELAAQIARQAKVLGEGEGFAVVFAAMGITQREVSYFMQEFERTGALSRSVLFLNKADDPTVERLLTPRMALTAAEYLAFEHDYHVLVILTDLTNYCEALREIGGAREEIPGRRGYPGYMYTDLASLYERAGVVHGKKGSVTQIPILSMPGDDITHPIPDLTGYITEGQIFIARDLAQQGIFPPINVQPSLSRLMNNGIGKGKTRADHKELADQLFSSYARGVNLRRLVAITGEDALTEIDKKYLRFASNFEQKFINQGQKERSIEESLNIGWALLADFPASELKRIRREYIEQYHQKTGKLEELVGA
- a CDS encoding V-type ATP synthase subunit E is translated as MSKLEDILQNEVAAEIGAIAAEAEARAKAILDSALQKAQALKANKERQLEAEHQAQLRRAESAAELLVNQARIAARGRVVDQVRVEAQRALQDLTGRPEFGQTLQKLAEEALAAVGEAEALVLHPNHADLLAEWAKSKGLELRTDPAIRDGVRLVAKGGRSFVQNALSERLERAWDALSAKAARAIWG
- a CDS encoding V-type ATP synthase subunit F; the protein is MKIGVLTDAETASGYRIAGLEAVTATADEAAKKLIEMIQSNQYALVAVDQNLLTDPNKAAERVMRGRNSPVLLSLPNLLDSFSGGGDAKAYMRRLVRETIGFDIKL